The Nostoc sp. NIES-3756 DNA window GCGCTACACTGACGGGAATTTGCAGAAACAGATTACTTGCTAAAAATGTCAAAGCCGCCAGTATTAAACCCAATATGCGCCACTGAGGCAAATGGCTGGTGATAGAGACAACCAACGGCGTTGCTTGATATAACTGCCACAACACCAAGAAAGACACAATTGCTGCCAAAAGTGCCAATACACGATTTAATTTTGTATTAATTAAACAAAGTATTTTTCTTTGTTGCTCGGTCAGATTTTCTGGTTTGAGAGCAATTCCTAAAATGGCATAAATATAAAAAGGTCGGCGTAGCTGCATCCACAAAAGCGGAATTACGCCAGCCGCCGCTACTAATAAAAGTTCTATCCACACAGGTAAGACTGGCTCACCTACAGATAGAAACAATAAGCACAGCAGCAAAAAAATTGGCAGTGTTGCCAATCCAGCAATATGAATCCACAGTATTGGTTCTGAGCGAAATGAGGGCATAAAGGAGTCCTGAGTTATGAGTTATGAGTGCTGAGTATGGGTATGAAACCAATTGTATAGTTTGTTCAAATTGGTATGAGTTGGGCTTTGCCAACTCCATACTCATGACTCAGCACTCGTTCCTCAGCACTATCTTGTTAGCGCTAGGGTACGGCGTTTTGTCACCATTTGATAGGCTTCGATGATGTCACCTTCAGCCCAGTCATGGAATTTATCCATACCGATACCACATTCATAACCTGCGTTGACCTCACGCGCGTCGTCTTTCATCCGTTTGAGGGAATCAAGCACGCCTTCGTAGATCACCTTACCGTTACGACGTACCCGCACTTTGCAGTTGCGGACTAGTTTGCCGGATTGGACGTAACAACCAGCAACAGCACCACGACCAACTGGGAAGACAGCGCGGACTTCGGTTTGACCAAGGGGTTCTTCGACCAACTCTGGTTCTAACAGACCTTCCAATGCGCCTTGGATATCTTCGATCAGTTTGTAGATGATATTGTATTCCCGTACATCTACACCTGCTTCATCAGCAGCTTGTCTGGCTCCACTGGCGTAGGTGGT harbors:
- a CDS encoding low-complexity tail membrane protein; the protein is MPSFRSEPILWIHIAGLATLPIFLLLCLLFLSVGEPVLPVWIELLLVAAAGVIPLLWMQLRRPFYIYAILGIALKPENLTEQQRKILCLINTKLNRVLALLAAIVSFLVLWQLYQATPLVVSITSHLPQWRILGLILAALTFLASNLFLQIPVSVARILVTNDTEFAAIEPLPLEKINQDFTILGVRVNKILPQLPVKVKTEE